The following are encoded together in the Girardinichthys multiradiatus isolate DD_20200921_A chromosome X, DD_fGirMul_XY1, whole genome shotgun sequence genome:
- the LOC124863068 gene encoding probable phosphatase phospho1 isoform X1: MGDSIFNCCYVPPQPPGKEEHRRSRRTEIMASHSASISPNKRFLIFFDFDETIVDETSDDMVVEAAPGQHLPGWLKDTYRPGRYNEYMQRVLAYLAEQGVTESDLRCIMEKIPASPGMLTLFQFLRTRPAHDFEVVLVSDANTFFIEAWLRRAGVRQLFHRIFTNPATFNKNGRLVLRPFHSHECQRCPDNMCKQVVVRDYVARRTQERGRPYQRIFYVGDGANDFCPALSLGPRDVAFPRRDFPMHRLITETHEAMPGEFKAVTVPWVSGEDVIMRLRKLVAE; encoded by the coding sequence ATGGGGGATTCAATCTTCAACTGCTGTTATGTCCCCCCTCAACCCCCAGGCAAGGAGGAGCACCGCAGGTCCAGGCGCACAGAGATCATGGCCTCCCATTCTGCTTCCATCTCTCCGAACAAACGCTTCCTAATCTTCTTCGACTTCGACGAAACCATCGTGGATGAAACCAGCGACgacatggtggtggaggccGCCCCGGGTCAGCACCTGCCCGGCTGGCTGAAGGACACATATCGGCCCGGCCGCTACAACGAATACATGCAACGCGTACTGGCCTACCTGGCGGAGCAGGGCGTCACCGAGAGCGACTTACGCTGCATCATGGAGAAGATACCGGCCTCCCCGGGCATGCTCACCCTTTTCCAGTTTCTGCGCACCCGGCCGGCGCATGACTTCGAAGTGGTGCTGGTGTCCGACGCCAACACTTTCTTCATCGAGGCTTGGCTCCGACGCGCCGGGGTGCGCCAGCTCTTCCACCGGATCTTCACCAACCCGGCCACTTTCAACAAGAACGGCCGACTGGTACTGCGGCCCTTCCACTCCCACGAGTGCCAGCGGTGCCCGGACAACATGTGCAAGCAGGTGGTCGTCAGGGACTACGTGGCGCGCAGGACGCAGGAGCGCGGCCGCCCTTACCAGAGGATCTTCTATGTGGGCGACGGAGCAAACGATTTCTGTCCAGCACTCTCGCTCGGGCCCCGAGACGTGGCCTTCCCACGGAGGGACTTCCCCATGCACCGGCTTATCACGGAGACCCACGAAGCCATGCCCGGGGAGTTCAAGGCGGTCACAGTGCCTTGGGTCAGCGGGGAGGATGTGATTATGCGACTGAGGAAACTAGTGGCGGAATAG
- the LOC124863068 gene encoding probable phosphatase phospho1 isoform X2 codes for MASHSASISPNKRFLIFFDFDETIVDETSDDMVVEAAPGQHLPGWLKDTYRPGRYNEYMQRVLAYLAEQGVTESDLRCIMEKIPASPGMLTLFQFLRTRPAHDFEVVLVSDANTFFIEAWLRRAGVRQLFHRIFTNPATFNKNGRLVLRPFHSHECQRCPDNMCKQVVVRDYVARRTQERGRPYQRIFYVGDGANDFCPALSLGPRDVAFPRRDFPMHRLITETHEAMPGEFKAVTVPWVSGEDVIMRLRKLVAE; via the coding sequence ATGGCCTCCCATTCTGCTTCCATCTCTCCGAACAAACGCTTCCTAATCTTCTTCGACTTCGACGAAACCATCGTGGATGAAACCAGCGACgacatggtggtggaggccGCCCCGGGTCAGCACCTGCCCGGCTGGCTGAAGGACACATATCGGCCCGGCCGCTACAACGAATACATGCAACGCGTACTGGCCTACCTGGCGGAGCAGGGCGTCACCGAGAGCGACTTACGCTGCATCATGGAGAAGATACCGGCCTCCCCGGGCATGCTCACCCTTTTCCAGTTTCTGCGCACCCGGCCGGCGCATGACTTCGAAGTGGTGCTGGTGTCCGACGCCAACACTTTCTTCATCGAGGCTTGGCTCCGACGCGCCGGGGTGCGCCAGCTCTTCCACCGGATCTTCACCAACCCGGCCACTTTCAACAAGAACGGCCGACTGGTACTGCGGCCCTTCCACTCCCACGAGTGCCAGCGGTGCCCGGACAACATGTGCAAGCAGGTGGTCGTCAGGGACTACGTGGCGCGCAGGACGCAGGAGCGCGGCCGCCCTTACCAGAGGATCTTCTATGTGGGCGACGGAGCAAACGATTTCTGTCCAGCACTCTCGCTCGGGCCCCGAGACGTGGCCTTCCCACGGAGGGACTTCCCCATGCACCGGCTTATCACGGAGACCCACGAAGCCATGCCCGGGGAGTTCAAGGCGGTCACAGTGCCTTGGGTCAGCGGGGAGGATGTGATTATGCGACTGAGGAAACTAGTGGCGGAATAG